The following proteins are co-located in the Nomia melanderi isolate GNS246 chromosome 1, iyNomMela1, whole genome shotgun sequence genome:
- the GEFmeso gene encoding guanine nucleotide exchange factor in mesoderm isoform X2, producing the protein MLGMFDELARGGNGYTDHVVLPTVLQKRLSLVSQSHRGSIFGQFCPDLAKSQPGGVMTLEQETESRVEVVVAEDIADNQKDSNVYDTREDRTDCTIEEKPYRRESNGLTPLRYNRRCRNAGRPLSGSSVASSTSSSGCSNQGNTCNVNPYLASVESLADTCASSQGSGDSGVVTVSESNCRIGNDGGGQRRNSAEEDQPFYRPRYSDPHRNPMERVLLEIVDTEAIYVEHLRQIIQGYLIFWRNDPASFAHQMQLSDLFSNIEDIFEFNREFLKEIEKCGLDPVCMANTFIKHNSGFKVYTEYCTNYPRTVSVLTDLMSQEETANAFRERQAALGHALPLGSFLLKPVQRILKYHLLLENLSKEYGADCELREDETEGRKAIEAALDAMTGIAKHINAMKRRHEHAVRVQEIQSLLYGWPGPDLTTSGELVAEGRFRMRGAKAPRHAFLFDRMLLLTKKKEDGLLVYKAHIMCSNLMLIESIPGEPLSFHVIPFDNPRLQYTLQARNLEQKREWTLQIKRVILENYNAVIPSHARQLVLQLGQTQPEDDCLADKGSAKKQYSAPPEYLEKRKQERERRRSETGLRQKFKKSGRKSETTTEDSPASTRKNQSEDSSMNDSRDQGLRASDGRGSKVKDRFTGWRRKSEPGFQSYVSLNQSDEEQKEDVCDAGSPAIEPKCAITETDQRPLNTPPPETKENTEQQSQAQTVEEIVGHILMQNQEFQKLLEKQRTNSILNVRQQQRFNKHMSADTSDDSDSENANYITENSNNRITRLRITQRDRLVRTNNTWNSLSSSRDHQPSQLQLFYDNLSKAENNKLNDTGLKNKINRVQEKKALFEAFKRQSIVTESKVIKTALRIRENSTSRGEEPVQTSVSRETETQIVENEKPTTVNGECVHKDAQEENKGFGNYDNLQHVWEGLQEEKDLDGNDSPTRPAVWLTKRCEGLPTSPQKCGSLPRSFQINPNSNQNVTKSRFLQRDGKPMSERPFTIASDKPAEINLEDMERYASTCQPQGRIAKFPTSVSTSTSTFFCSLDDTLTDAYSEIHMSSSTTTNIHPDHKIYRANTSGSSTIFKNVLSKAGSRLQGLRNTMSTETLECSEELERTKYFRSLSTGKLKKRGKLKHSREASSDVEELIGCAARGASDSRVPSLYYKQGSSSLGARIAQSDYADPSILFSEGKRLGQPANSSAQAKQEAKEDDESVENRESETDSFYERSFETIENYVDADVDDAFRDSAIFSDIEEVLVVRPFSGHAAEEVSFKSKVAPPVPAKKRAEPAANTALAANAKCKPNVAQKPDYLKVKSVFLKGQQDPDCNVSAKSPVHDSAAYRKNGLHSCAENGSEERDDVSAGQSQAGWVRKIVGQLQGHVET; encoded by the exons ATGCTGGGTATGTTCGACGAGCTAGCGCGTGGCGGCAATGGGTATACCGATCACGTAGTCCTTCCCACGGTGCTCCAGAAACGTTTGAGCCTGGTGTCTCAGTCCCATCGGGGGTCCATATTCGGCCAGTTCTGTCCCGACTTGGCCAAGTCTCAGCCAGGGGGCGTGATGACGTTGGAACAGGAGACGGAGAGTCGCGTGGAAGTGGTCGTCGCCGAGGACATCGCGGACAACCAGAAGGACAGCAACGTTTACGACACGCGGGAGGATCGAACCGATTGCACGATCGAGGAGAAGCCTTATCGGAGGGAGAGCAACGGACTCACGCCGCTCAGGTACAACAGAAGATGCAGGAACGCCGGTAGACCGCTCTCTGGAAGCTCCGTTGCGTCCAGCACGTCTTCCAGCGGGTGCAGCAACCAGGGGAACACCTGCAACGTTAATCCTTATTTGGCGTCCGTCGAGTCCCTGGCCGATACTTGCGCCAGTTCTCAAG GTTCCGGGGACAGCGGAGTGGTCACGGTTTCAGAGTCTAACTGCAGGATTGGCAATGACGGCGGCGGTCAACGGCGAAACAGCGCCGAGGAGGATCAACCGTTCTACAGGCCACGCTACAGCGATCCCCATCGAAATCCCATGGAAAGGGTGCTCCTCGAAATAGTCGACACCGAAGCGATATACGTGGAACACTTGCGACAGATTATCCAA GGTTACCTTATATTTTGGAGAAACGATCCGGCATCGTTTGCCCATCAAATGCAACTAAGCGACTTATTTAGTAATATTGAGGATATTTTTGAATTCAACAG AGAGTTCCTTaaagaaatagagaaatgtGGTTTGGACCCTGTTTGCATGGCAAACACATTTATAAAGCACAACTCAGGATTCAAGGTGTACACAGAATATTGCACTAATTATCCAAG GACGGTATCCGTGTTGACCGACTTGATGAGTCAAGAGGAAACTGCGAACGCATTTCGAGAAAGGCAAGCAGCTCTGGGACACGCGTTGCCCCTTGGATCGTTCCTTCTAAAGCCTGTTCAGAGGATTCTGAAATACCATTTACTTTTAGAG AACTTGTCAAAGGAGTACGGGGCGGACTGTGAATTAAGAGAAGACGAGACTGAAGGGAGGAAGGCGATCGAGGCTGCGCTAGACGCGATGACTGGCATCGCGAAGCACATTAACGCTATGAAACGACGCCACGAGCACGCTGTGCGTGTTCAGGAGATACAGTCCCTCCTGTACGGTTGGCCTGGTCCAGATTTAACCACCAGCGGAGAGTTAGTGGCGGAAGGCCGATTCAGAATGCGAGGGGCGAAAGCCCCTAGGCATGCTTTTTTGTTTGACCGTATGCTTCTTCTCACCAAGAAGAAAGAAGATGGGCTTCTAGTCTACAAGGCTCACATTATG TGTTCTAACTTGATGCTCATCGAGAGCATACCAGGTGAACCGCTTAGCTTCCATGTGATCCCCTTTGACAATCCTCGACTGCAGTATACTTTACAG GCAAGGAACTTAGAACAGAAGAGGGAATGGACGTTACAGATAAAGAGGGTGATCCTCGAGAATTACAATGCAGTGATACCGTCCCACGCGAGACAGTTAGTCCTGCAACTTGGCCAGACGCAACCGGAGG ACGATTGTTTGGCAGACAAAGGATCAGCGAAGAAGCAATATTCTGCGCCGCCGGAGTACTTAGAGAAGCGTAAACAGGAGCGGGAGAGACGGCGGTCGGAAACCGGACTTAGGCAGAAGTTCAAGAAAAGTGGCAGAAAGTCTGAGACTACAACTGAG GATTCTCCAGCATCGACACGGAAAAATCAAAGCGAGGATTCGAGTATGAACGATTCCAGGGATCAAGGTCTTAGAGCTTCAGATGGGCGCGGGTCGAAAGTCAAG gaTCGCTTCACTGGCTGGAGGAGGAAGTCGGAGCCAGGTTTCCAGTCCTACGTGAGCCTTAATCAGTCGGACGAGGAGCAAAAGGAGGACGTCTGCGACGCAGGTTCACCCGCGATCGAACCCAAGTGCGCGATCACTGAGACCGACCAGCGTCCGCTGAACACTCCGCCCCCGGAGACCAAAGAGAACACAGAGCAGCAATCCCAGGCGCAAACAGTGGAGGAAATAGTGGGCCACATCCTAATGCAGAACCAGGAGTTCCAAAAGCTGCTCGAGAAGCAACGGACGAACAGTATCTTGAACGTCAGGCAGCAGCAACGTTTCAACAAGCACATGTCCGCGGACACGTCCGACGACAGCGACTCGGAGAATGCTAATTACATCACGGAAAATTCAAACAACAGGATCACGCGTCTGCGCATCACGCAGAGGGACAGGCTAGTTCGAACGAACAACACGTGGAACTCGTTGTCTTCGTCCCGGGATCATCAGCCCTCGCAACTGCAGTTGTTTTACGACAATCTGAGCAAAGCCGAGAACAACAAGCTGAACGACACCGGGTTGAAGAACAAGATCAACCGAGTACAAGAGAAGAAGGCGTTGTTCGAGGCGTTCAAGAGGCAGAGCATCGTCACGGAGAGCAAAGTGATCAAGACTGCTCTCAGGATAAGAGAGAACTCGACGTCCAGGGGCGAGGAACCGGTTCAAACGTCGGTTTCGAGGGAGACGGAGACCCAGATCGTGGAGAACGAGAAACCGACGACCGTGAACGGAGAGTGTGTCCACAAGGACGCTCAGGAGGAGAATAAGGGTTTCGGGAACTACGACAATCTGCAGCACGTCTGGGAGGGTCTGCAGGAGGAGAAGGATCTAGACGGTAACGACAGTCCGACGCGGCCAGCGGTGTGGCTGACGAAACGCTGCGAGGGACTGCCCACGTCACCCCAAAAGTGCGGTTCATTGCCGCGCAGTTTTCAGATTAATCCGAACTCGAATCAGAACGTGACCAAGTCGCGATTCTTGCAGAGGGACGGGAAACCGATGAGCGAGAGACCGTTCACGATAGCCTCGGATAAGCCGGCTGAGATCAACTTAGAGGACATGGAGAGGTACGCGTCGACGTGCCAGCCTCAGGGTAGGATCGCCAAGTTCCCGACGTCGGTCTCGACCTCAACGTCGACGTTCTTCTGTTCCCTAGACGACACCCTGACGGACGCCTACTCCGAGATTCACATGTCCTCCTCCACGACCACCAACATACATCCCGATCACAAGATTTACAGGGCAAACACCAGCGGCAGCTCCACCATATTCAAGAACGTCTTGTCCAAGGCTGGCAGTCGTCTCCAGGGATTAAGGAACACCATGAGCACGGAGACCCTAGAGTGCAGCGAGGAGCTCGAACGGACCAAGTACTTTCGCTCCCTGAGTACAGGTAAGTTGAAGAAGAGAGGCAAACTGAAGCACTCGAGGGAAGCGTCGTCGGACGTCGAAGAGCTGATCGGCTGCGCCGCCAGAGGGGCGTCGGACTCCAGGGTGCCGTCCCTCTATTACAAGCAGGGCAGCTCAAGCTTGGGTGCCCGTATCGCCCAGTCTGACTACGCCGACCCCTCCATATTGTTCTCCGAAGGTAAACGACTCGGTCAGCCGGCGAACAGCTCGGCGCAGGCCAAGCAAGAGGCGAAGGAGGACGACGAGAGTGTCGAGAACAGGGAGAGTGAGACGGACAGCTTCTACGAGAGGTCGTTCGAGACTATCGAGAATTACGTGGACGCGGACGTTGACGACGCGTTTAGGGACAGTGCAATATTTAGCGATATAGAGGAGGTTCTAGTGGTTAGACCGTTCTCGGGTCACGCAGCCGAGGAGGTGTCTTTCAAAAGTAAAGTGGCGCCGCCGGTGCCAGCGAAGAAGAGGGCAGAACCTGCGGCGAACACTGCACTCGCGGCGAACGCGAAGTGCAAGCCCAACGTTGCCCAGAAACCGGACTATTTGAAGGTGAAATCTGTGTTTCTGAAGGGACAACAGGACCCTGACTGCAATGTGTCGGCGAAGAGCCCTGTGCATGACAGTGCCGCGTACCGTAAAAACGGTTTGCACAGTTGCGCGGAGAATGGCAGCGAGGAGAGGGACGATGTGTCCGCTGGACAAAGTCAGGCGGGCTGGGTGAGGAAGATCGTGGGTCAGTTGCAGGGTCACGttgaaacataa
- the GEFmeso gene encoding guanine nucleotide exchange factor in mesoderm isoform X1, translated as MGSEADVETTGTNVDSDESDSWEKFFGSSTDLVPQMLGMFDELARGGNGYTDHVVLPTVLQKRLSLVSQSHRGSIFGQFCPDLAKSQPGGVMTLEQETESRVEVVVAEDIADNQKDSNVYDTREDRTDCTIEEKPYRRESNGLTPLRYNRRCRNAGRPLSGSSVASSTSSSGCSNQGNTCNVNPYLASVESLADTCASSQGSGDSGVVTVSESNCRIGNDGGGQRRNSAEEDQPFYRPRYSDPHRNPMERVLLEIVDTEAIYVEHLRQIIQGYLIFWRNDPASFAHQMQLSDLFSNIEDIFEFNREFLKEIEKCGLDPVCMANTFIKHNSGFKVYTEYCTNYPRTVSVLTDLMSQEETANAFRERQAALGHALPLGSFLLKPVQRILKYHLLLENLSKEYGADCELREDETEGRKAIEAALDAMTGIAKHINAMKRRHEHAVRVQEIQSLLYGWPGPDLTTSGELVAEGRFRMRGAKAPRHAFLFDRMLLLTKKKEDGLLVYKAHIMCSNLMLIESIPGEPLSFHVIPFDNPRLQYTLQARNLEQKREWTLQIKRVILENYNAVIPSHARQLVLQLGQTQPEDDCLADKGSAKKQYSAPPEYLEKRKQERERRRSETGLRQKFKKSGRKSETTTEDSPASTRKNQSEDSSMNDSRDQGLRASDGRGSKVKDRFTGWRRKSEPGFQSYVSLNQSDEEQKEDVCDAGSPAIEPKCAITETDQRPLNTPPPETKENTEQQSQAQTVEEIVGHILMQNQEFQKLLEKQRTNSILNVRQQQRFNKHMSADTSDDSDSENANYITENSNNRITRLRITQRDRLVRTNNTWNSLSSSRDHQPSQLQLFYDNLSKAENNKLNDTGLKNKINRVQEKKALFEAFKRQSIVTESKVIKTALRIRENSTSRGEEPVQTSVSRETETQIVENEKPTTVNGECVHKDAQEENKGFGNYDNLQHVWEGLQEEKDLDGNDSPTRPAVWLTKRCEGLPTSPQKCGSLPRSFQINPNSNQNVTKSRFLQRDGKPMSERPFTIASDKPAEINLEDMERYASTCQPQGRIAKFPTSVSTSTSTFFCSLDDTLTDAYSEIHMSSSTTTNIHPDHKIYRANTSGSSTIFKNVLSKAGSRLQGLRNTMSTETLECSEELERTKYFRSLSTGKLKKRGKLKHSREASSDVEELIGCAARGASDSRVPSLYYKQGSSSLGARIAQSDYADPSILFSEGKRLGQPANSSAQAKQEAKEDDESVENRESETDSFYERSFETIENYVDADVDDAFRDSAIFSDIEEVLVVRPFSGHAAEEVSFKSKVAPPVPAKKRAEPAANTALAANAKCKPNVAQKPDYLKVKSVFLKGQQDPDCNVSAKSPVHDSAAYRKNGLHSCAENGSEERDDVSAGQSQAGWVRKIVGQLQGHVET; from the exons GATCGAGCACGGATCTGGTGCCCCAAATGCTGGGTATGTTCGACGAGCTAGCGCGTGGCGGCAATGGGTATACCGATCACGTAGTCCTTCCCACGGTGCTCCAGAAACGTTTGAGCCTGGTGTCTCAGTCCCATCGGGGGTCCATATTCGGCCAGTTCTGTCCCGACTTGGCCAAGTCTCAGCCAGGGGGCGTGATGACGTTGGAACAGGAGACGGAGAGTCGCGTGGAAGTGGTCGTCGCCGAGGACATCGCGGACAACCAGAAGGACAGCAACGTTTACGACACGCGGGAGGATCGAACCGATTGCACGATCGAGGAGAAGCCTTATCGGAGGGAGAGCAACGGACTCACGCCGCTCAGGTACAACAGAAGATGCAGGAACGCCGGTAGACCGCTCTCTGGAAGCTCCGTTGCGTCCAGCACGTCTTCCAGCGGGTGCAGCAACCAGGGGAACACCTGCAACGTTAATCCTTATTTGGCGTCCGTCGAGTCCCTGGCCGATACTTGCGCCAGTTCTCAAG GTTCCGGGGACAGCGGAGTGGTCACGGTTTCAGAGTCTAACTGCAGGATTGGCAATGACGGCGGCGGTCAACGGCGAAACAGCGCCGAGGAGGATCAACCGTTCTACAGGCCACGCTACAGCGATCCCCATCGAAATCCCATGGAAAGGGTGCTCCTCGAAATAGTCGACACCGAAGCGATATACGTGGAACACTTGCGACAGATTATCCAA GGTTACCTTATATTTTGGAGAAACGATCCGGCATCGTTTGCCCATCAAATGCAACTAAGCGACTTATTTAGTAATATTGAGGATATTTTTGAATTCAACAG AGAGTTCCTTaaagaaatagagaaatgtGGTTTGGACCCTGTTTGCATGGCAAACACATTTATAAAGCACAACTCAGGATTCAAGGTGTACACAGAATATTGCACTAATTATCCAAG GACGGTATCCGTGTTGACCGACTTGATGAGTCAAGAGGAAACTGCGAACGCATTTCGAGAAAGGCAAGCAGCTCTGGGACACGCGTTGCCCCTTGGATCGTTCCTTCTAAAGCCTGTTCAGAGGATTCTGAAATACCATTTACTTTTAGAG AACTTGTCAAAGGAGTACGGGGCGGACTGTGAATTAAGAGAAGACGAGACTGAAGGGAGGAAGGCGATCGAGGCTGCGCTAGACGCGATGACTGGCATCGCGAAGCACATTAACGCTATGAAACGACGCCACGAGCACGCTGTGCGTGTTCAGGAGATACAGTCCCTCCTGTACGGTTGGCCTGGTCCAGATTTAACCACCAGCGGAGAGTTAGTGGCGGAAGGCCGATTCAGAATGCGAGGGGCGAAAGCCCCTAGGCATGCTTTTTTGTTTGACCGTATGCTTCTTCTCACCAAGAAGAAAGAAGATGGGCTTCTAGTCTACAAGGCTCACATTATG TGTTCTAACTTGATGCTCATCGAGAGCATACCAGGTGAACCGCTTAGCTTCCATGTGATCCCCTTTGACAATCCTCGACTGCAGTATACTTTACAG GCAAGGAACTTAGAACAGAAGAGGGAATGGACGTTACAGATAAAGAGGGTGATCCTCGAGAATTACAATGCAGTGATACCGTCCCACGCGAGACAGTTAGTCCTGCAACTTGGCCAGACGCAACCGGAGG ACGATTGTTTGGCAGACAAAGGATCAGCGAAGAAGCAATATTCTGCGCCGCCGGAGTACTTAGAGAAGCGTAAACAGGAGCGGGAGAGACGGCGGTCGGAAACCGGACTTAGGCAGAAGTTCAAGAAAAGTGGCAGAAAGTCTGAGACTACAACTGAG GATTCTCCAGCATCGACACGGAAAAATCAAAGCGAGGATTCGAGTATGAACGATTCCAGGGATCAAGGTCTTAGAGCTTCAGATGGGCGCGGGTCGAAAGTCAAG gaTCGCTTCACTGGCTGGAGGAGGAAGTCGGAGCCAGGTTTCCAGTCCTACGTGAGCCTTAATCAGTCGGACGAGGAGCAAAAGGAGGACGTCTGCGACGCAGGTTCACCCGCGATCGAACCCAAGTGCGCGATCACTGAGACCGACCAGCGTCCGCTGAACACTCCGCCCCCGGAGACCAAAGAGAACACAGAGCAGCAATCCCAGGCGCAAACAGTGGAGGAAATAGTGGGCCACATCCTAATGCAGAACCAGGAGTTCCAAAAGCTGCTCGAGAAGCAACGGACGAACAGTATCTTGAACGTCAGGCAGCAGCAACGTTTCAACAAGCACATGTCCGCGGACACGTCCGACGACAGCGACTCGGAGAATGCTAATTACATCACGGAAAATTCAAACAACAGGATCACGCGTCTGCGCATCACGCAGAGGGACAGGCTAGTTCGAACGAACAACACGTGGAACTCGTTGTCTTCGTCCCGGGATCATCAGCCCTCGCAACTGCAGTTGTTTTACGACAATCTGAGCAAAGCCGAGAACAACAAGCTGAACGACACCGGGTTGAAGAACAAGATCAACCGAGTACAAGAGAAGAAGGCGTTGTTCGAGGCGTTCAAGAGGCAGAGCATCGTCACGGAGAGCAAAGTGATCAAGACTGCTCTCAGGATAAGAGAGAACTCGACGTCCAGGGGCGAGGAACCGGTTCAAACGTCGGTTTCGAGGGAGACGGAGACCCAGATCGTGGAGAACGAGAAACCGACGACCGTGAACGGAGAGTGTGTCCACAAGGACGCTCAGGAGGAGAATAAGGGTTTCGGGAACTACGACAATCTGCAGCACGTCTGGGAGGGTCTGCAGGAGGAGAAGGATCTAGACGGTAACGACAGTCCGACGCGGCCAGCGGTGTGGCTGACGAAACGCTGCGAGGGACTGCCCACGTCACCCCAAAAGTGCGGTTCATTGCCGCGCAGTTTTCAGATTAATCCGAACTCGAATCAGAACGTGACCAAGTCGCGATTCTTGCAGAGGGACGGGAAACCGATGAGCGAGAGACCGTTCACGATAGCCTCGGATAAGCCGGCTGAGATCAACTTAGAGGACATGGAGAGGTACGCGTCGACGTGCCAGCCTCAGGGTAGGATCGCCAAGTTCCCGACGTCGGTCTCGACCTCAACGTCGACGTTCTTCTGTTCCCTAGACGACACCCTGACGGACGCCTACTCCGAGATTCACATGTCCTCCTCCACGACCACCAACATACATCCCGATCACAAGATTTACAGGGCAAACACCAGCGGCAGCTCCACCATATTCAAGAACGTCTTGTCCAAGGCTGGCAGTCGTCTCCAGGGATTAAGGAACACCATGAGCACGGAGACCCTAGAGTGCAGCGAGGAGCTCGAACGGACCAAGTACTTTCGCTCCCTGAGTACAGGTAAGTTGAAGAAGAGAGGCAAACTGAAGCACTCGAGGGAAGCGTCGTCGGACGTCGAAGAGCTGATCGGCTGCGCCGCCAGAGGGGCGTCGGACTCCAGGGTGCCGTCCCTCTATTACAAGCAGGGCAGCTCAAGCTTGGGTGCCCGTATCGCCCAGTCTGACTACGCCGACCCCTCCATATTGTTCTCCGAAGGTAAACGACTCGGTCAGCCGGCGAACAGCTCGGCGCAGGCCAAGCAAGAGGCGAAGGAGGACGACGAGAGTGTCGAGAACAGGGAGAGTGAGACGGACAGCTTCTACGAGAGGTCGTTCGAGACTATCGAGAATTACGTGGACGCGGACGTTGACGACGCGTTTAGGGACAGTGCAATATTTAGCGATATAGAGGAGGTTCTAGTGGTTAGACCGTTCTCGGGTCACGCAGCCGAGGAGGTGTCTTTCAAAAGTAAAGTGGCGCCGCCGGTGCCAGCGAAGAAGAGGGCAGAACCTGCGGCGAACACTGCACTCGCGGCGAACGCGAAGTGCAAGCCCAACGTTGCCCAGAAACCGGACTATTTGAAGGTGAAATCTGTGTTTCTGAAGGGACAACAGGACCCTGACTGCAATGTGTCGGCGAAGAGCCCTGTGCATGACAGTGCCGCGTACCGTAAAAACGGTTTGCACAGTTGCGCGGAGAATGGCAGCGAGGAGAGGGACGATGTGTCCGCTGGACAAAGTCAGGCGGGCTGGGTGAGGAAGATCGTGGGTCAGTTGCAGGGTCACGttgaaacataa